A genomic window from Erythrobacter sp. BLCC-B19 includes:
- a CDS encoding YbhB/YbcL family Raf kinase inhibitor-like protein — protein MTEFPAWLAPHVPAPARHPGLAIAKLGSAAAMARGGFALTSPAFGQGEELDASFTADEEDAVAPPLEWSAPPPGSAELVLVVEDASSKGADPACHWLVWGLAGQRGKLLEGETPPRAGKNALGNSEWLLPAPPEGETRHYLFQLFATELPLVLMPGAGRAELLASLQGSVTACAVLHATYTGGGEDDDADWEDDDL, from the coding sequence ATGACGGAATTTCCCGCCTGGCTCGCACCCCACGTGCCCGCCCCCGCCCGCCACCCCGGCCTTGCGATTGCAAAGCTGGGCTCGGCGGCAGCAATGGCGCGCGGTGGTTTTGCGCTGACCAGCCCGGCCTTCGGGCAGGGTGAGGAGCTCGATGCGAGCTTCACCGCTGACGAGGAAGACGCCGTCGCTCCCCCGCTGGAATGGAGCGCGCCGCCGCCGGGTTCGGCCGAACTGGTGCTGGTGGTGGAGGATGCCTCCTCGAAGGGCGCCGATCCTGCCTGCCACTGGCTGGTGTGGGGTCTGGCCGGACAGCGCGGCAAGCTGCTCGAAGGCGAAACGCCGCCGCGCGCCGGCAAGAACGCGCTCGGCAATTCCGAATGGCTGCTGCCCGCCCCGCCCGAGGGTGAGACGCGCCATTACTTGTTTCAACTGTTCGCCACCGAACTGCCGCTGGTGCTGATGCCCGGCGCGGGGAGGGCGGAACTGCTCGCATCATTGCAAGGGTCGGTCACGGCCTGCGCTGTGCTCCACGCCACCTATACCGGCGGCGGAGAGGATGATGATGCGGACTGGGAAGATGACGATCTTTGA
- a CDS encoding SWIB/MDM2 domain-containing protein: MMAGTTNALQKPVTLSGDLEAVIGKGPMTRAEVTSKVWEYIKANGLQDTKDKRQINPDAKLGAVIGKDQISMFKMTAAVSKHLS; encoded by the coding sequence ATGATGGCTGGCACGACCAATGCACTTCAGAAGCCGGTGACGCTTTCGGGCGATCTCGAAGCCGTGATCGGCAAGGGCCCGATGACCCGCGCCGAAGTGACCTCGAAGGTGTGGGAATACATCAAGGCCAATGGCCTGCAGGACACCAAGGACAAGCGTCAGATCAATCCCGATGCCAAGCTTGGCGCGGTGATCGGCAAGGACCAGATCTCGATGTTCAAGATGACCGCTGCGGTCAGCAAGCACCTGAGCTGA
- a CDS encoding DUF3253 domain-containing protein — protein sequence MTPGEAILSLLGQRAERATICPSEAARLLAGPQGDWRAEMEAVHAATDELLEDGVITLSWKGETKQKRRGPYRIARR from the coding sequence GTGACCCCCGGGGAGGCGATCCTCTCCCTGCTTGGCCAACGGGCCGAGCGCGCCACCATCTGCCCGAGCGAGGCCGCGCGCCTTCTGGCAGGGCCGCAGGGCGACTGGCGCGCGGAGATGGAGGCGGTTCACGCAGCCACCGACGAATTGCTGGAAGACGGCGTCATCACCCTCTCGTGGAAGGGCGAGACAAAACAAAAGCGGCGCGGACCCTACCGGATCGCGCGCCGCTGA
- a CDS encoding DoxX family protein, whose translation MIRTALRWVLAVFYFAAGVIHILLPQPFLTIMPPGVPFPEAVVLWTGVAEILGAIGLVQPFSKPLRQAAGWGLAAYALCVWPANINHMLIDMARGDGGLGMGYHIPRMFAQPVIIWLALWVGECLPLRRRAA comes from the coding sequence ATGATCCGCACCGCCCTGCGCTGGGTCTTGGCGGTGTTCTACTTCGCCGCCGGGGTGATCCACATCCTGCTGCCGCAGCCTTTCCTCACCATCATGCCGCCGGGCGTGCCCTTCCCCGAAGCCGTCGTGCTGTGGACGGGTGTGGCCGAAATCCTTGGCGCAATCGGCCTGGTGCAGCCGTTCTCCAAGCCGCTGCGCCAGGCGGCCGGGTGGGGACTGGCGGCGTATGCGCTGTGCGTCTGGCCTGCCAACATCAACCATATGCTTATCGATATGGCGCGCGGCGATGGCGGGCTGGGGATGGGCTATCACATCCCCCGGATGTTCGCGCAGCCTGTCATCATCTGGCTCGCGCTGTGGGTGGGCGAGTGCCTGCCGCTGCGCCGCCGCGCGGCGTGA
- a CDS encoding cupin domain-containing protein: MDSAQTLIEQLGLAAHPEGGWYRETWRGEAGPEGRAQGTAIIFLLRAGEASHWHTVDAAELWLWQAGDPVELRLSASDEGPARSVILGADVAAGQQLQGLVAPGEWQAARPYGEAVHGYSLVSCVVVPGFDFAGFRLAEPGWEPGA, encoded by the coding sequence ATGGATAGCGCGCAAACCCTGATCGAACAATTGGGCCTCGCCGCCCACCCCGAGGGCGGGTGGTATCGCGAGACTTGGCGCGGCGAGGCAGGGCCGGAGGGCCGCGCGCAGGGCACCGCAATCATCTTCCTGCTGCGCGCAGGCGAGGCCTCGCACTGGCACACGGTCGATGCCGCCGAACTGTGGCTGTGGCAGGCGGGCGATCCGGTCGAGCTGCGGCTGTCAGCCAGCGATGAAGGCCCGGCGCGCTCGGTGATCCTCGGCGCGGATGTGGCGGCGGGACAGCAATTGCAGGGGCTGGTCGCTCCGGGTGAATGGCAGGCCGCGCGCCCCTATGGCGAGGCCGTGCATGGATACTCCCTCGTCTCCTGCGTGGTGGTGCCGGGGTTCGACTTCGCGGGCTTCCGTCTGGCCGAGCCGGGTTGGGAGCCGGGCGCATGA
- a CDS encoding dipeptidase → MQANALRAALALSAALLALAPAHAQKVTEEQAAATAAAALEVAPVFDGHNDAPGQLRSRENNQINAFDFTDTMDEHDHVGGDDGAMHTDLIRLKKGKVGAQFWSVYVPHNANEAAAVQQTIEQIDVTKRLIAKNPETMRYALTADQVETAMREGKIASLLGMEGGYSIGSSLAVLRQFHAMGARYMTLTHNFNIRWADAATDNPKHGGLTDFGKDVVREMNRLGMLVDLSHVSEDTMMDALDVAKAPVIFSHSGARAVTPHPRNVPDSVLARLPQNGGVVMVVALPRFINEDIRQWDAARAGELARLKVVHLGNPDAATKAMGAWLAANPEPKSTIKDMADHIDHIRKIAGVEHIGIGGDYDGMPIGPVGMEDVSGYPALFTELARRGYSQAELEMIASRNILRVMRAAEAYAASVAGEPAIETLITPPVK, encoded by the coding sequence ATGCAAGCCAACGCCCTGCGCGCCGCGCTCGCCCTGTCCGCCGCGCTGTTGGCGCTTGCGCCCGCCCACGCCCAGAAGGTGACCGAGGAACAGGCCGCCGCCACCGCCGCCGCCGCGCTTGAGGTCGCGCCGGTGTTCGACGGGCACAATGACGCGCCCGGCCAGCTGCGCTCGCGCGAGAACAACCAGATCAACGCCTTCGATTTCACCGACACCATGGACGAACACGACCATGTCGGCGGAGACGATGGCGCGATGCACACCGATCTGATCCGGCTGAAGAAGGGCAAGGTCGGCGCGCAGTTCTGGTCGGTCTATGTCCCCCACAACGCCAATGAGGCGGCGGCGGTGCAGCAGACCATCGAGCAGATCGACGTCACCAAGCGGCTGATCGCCAAGAACCCTGAAACCATGCGCTACGCCCTGACCGCCGATCAGGTCGAGACCGCGATGCGCGAGGGCAAAATCGCGTCCTTGCTGGGGATGGAGGGCGGCTATTCGATCGGATCGAGCCTTGCCGTGCTGCGCCAGTTCCACGCGATGGGCGCGCGCTACATGACGCTGACGCACAACTTCAACATCCGTTGGGCGGACGCTGCGACCGATAACCCCAAGCATGGCGGGCTGACCGATTTCGGCAAGGATGTGGTGCGCGAGATGAACCGGCTGGGGATGCTGGTCGACCTCTCGCACGTCAGCGAGGACACGATGATGGACGCGCTGGATGTCGCGAAGGCGCCGGTGATCTTCAGCCATTCCGGCGCGCGCGCCGTGACCCCGCATCCGCGCAACGTGCCCGATTCTGTGCTCGCCCGCCTGCCGCAGAACGGCGGCGTGGTGATGGTGGTCGCCCTGCCGCGCTTCATCAACGAAGACATCCGCCAGTGGGATGCGGCCCGCGCGGGCGAGCTGGCGCGCTTGAAGGTCGTCCACCTCGGCAACCCCGATGCCGCGACCAAGGCGATGGGCGCATGGCTCGCCGCCAATCCTGAACCCAAGAGCACGATCAAGGACATGGCCGACCATATCGACCACATCCGCAAGATCGCGGGCGTCGAGCATATCGGGATCGGCGGCGATTATGACGGGATGCCGATTGGCCCGGTCGGGATGGAGGATGTGAGCGGCTATCCCGCGCTGTTCACCGAGCTTGCCCGGCGCGGCTATTCGCAGGCCGAGCTGGAAATGATCGCCAGCCGCAACATCCTGCGCGTGATGCGCGCGGCGGAAGCCTATGCCGCAAGCGTCGCGGGCGAACCGGCGATCGAAACCCTGATCACTCCGCCCGTGAAGTAG
- the dapD gene encoding 2,3,4,5-tetrahydropyridine-2,6-dicarboxylate N-succinyltransferase, with translation MSADLIAAIEAAWENRSEVGPGHDVRHQVADALALLDSGEARVAEPDGNGGWQVNQWLKKAVLLSFRLNDNRVMDGGAAGAPAYDKVPLKFAGWGENRFKDAGFRVVPGAVVRRGAHISKGAVLMPSFVNIGAYVGENTMIDTWATVGSCAQIGANVHISGGAGIGGVLEPLQAEPVIIGDGAFIGARAEVAEGVRVGEGAVLSMGVYLGASTKIVDRATGEVHMGAVPPYAVVVPGSMPGKPLPDGSPGPSLYCAVIVKTVDAQTRSKTGINELLRD, from the coding sequence ATGAGTGCTGACCTGATCGCCGCCATCGAAGCCGCCTGGGAGAACCGCAGCGAAGTCGGCCCCGGCCACGACGTTCGCCATCAGGTCGCCGACGCGCTCGCGCTGCTCGACAGCGGCGAGGCGCGCGTCGCCGAGCCGGACGGGAATGGCGGGTGGCAGGTCAACCAGTGGCTCAAGAAGGCCGTGCTGCTCAGCTTCCGCCTCAACGACAACCGCGTGATGGATGGCGGTGCTGCCGGTGCGCCCGCCTATGACAAGGTGCCGCTGAAGTTCGCCGGTTGGGGCGAGAACCGCTTCAAGGACGCAGGCTTCCGCGTGGTGCCGGGTGCAGTCGTCCGTCGCGGCGCGCATATCTCGAAGGGCGCAGTGCTCATGCCGTCCTTCGTCAATATCGGTGCCTATGTGGGCGAGAACACCATGATCGACACCTGGGCCACCGTCGGCTCCTGCGCGCAGATCGGGGCGAATGTCCACATTTCGGGCGGCGCGGGGATCGGCGGCGTGCTCGAACCGCTCCAGGCCGAGCCGGTCATCATCGGCGACGGCGCCTTCATTGGCGCGCGCGCGGAAGTCGCCGAAGGCGTGCGCGTGGGCGAAGGCGCGGTGCTTTCCATGGGCGTCTATCTCGGCGCCTCGACCAAGATCGTCGACCGCGCGACCGGCGAGGTTCACATGGGCGCCGTGCCGCCCTATGCCGTGGTCGTCCCCGGTTCCATGCCCGGCAAGCCCCTGCCCGACGGCTCGCCCGGCCCCAGCCTCTACTGCGCGGTGATCGTCAAGACCGTCGACGCCCAGACCCGCTCCAAGACCGGGATCAACGAGCTGCTGCGCGACTGA
- a CDS encoding phosphotransferase family protein — MTDAPQIDFDKEMVGTVEVTEKDALDLASLTAWFEANVEGFAGPISYTKFKGGQSNPTYRIDTPGASYVLRRQPFGKLLPSAHAVDREYAAMTGLYPTGFPVPRTYGLCEDVEVIGSKFFVMSMADGRSLWNGALPGLTPEERRAHYNALIDTMAALHLNDPVGIGMGEFGKPNDYCARQITRWTKQYKLSETEHMPEMERLIAWLPETIPPQHGSSVVHGDYRLDNVIFHKTEPRVIAVLDWELSTLGDPIADFSYLMLNWFQPADGRAGLLGLDLAALGIPSVEEAVERYVAKTGYPVPPMDWYFAYNLFRLAGIMQGIKKRVIDGTASSAHAQAMSERVRPLAERAYQFAIAAGMAE, encoded by the coding sequence ATGACTGACGCTCCGCAAATCGATTTCGACAAGGAAATGGTCGGCACGGTCGAAGTGACCGAGAAGGACGCGCTCGACCTTGCCAGCCTCACCGCCTGGTTCGAGGCGAACGTCGAAGGCTTCGCCGGCCCGATCAGCTACACCAAGTTCAAGGGCGGCCAGTCGAACCCGACCTACCGGATCGACACGCCGGGCGCCTCCTACGTGCTGCGCCGCCAGCCCTTCGGCAAGCTGCTGCCCAGCGCCCACGCGGTCGACCGCGAATATGCGGCGATGACCGGCCTCTACCCCACCGGCTTCCCCGTGCCCCGCACCTATGGCCTGTGCGAAGACGTGGAGGTGATCGGCTCCAAGTTCTTCGTGATGAGCATGGCCGATGGCCGCAGCCTGTGGAACGGCGCCCTGCCCGGCCTCACCCCGGAGGAACGCCGCGCGCATTACAACGCGCTGATCGACACCATGGCCGCCCTGCACCTCAACGATCCGGTTGGGATCGGCATGGGCGAATTCGGCAAGCCCAATGATTACTGCGCGCGCCAGATCACCCGCTGGACCAAGCAGTACAAGCTCTCCGAAACCGAGCACATGCCGGAGATGGAGCGGCTGATCGCATGGCTGCCCGAGACGATCCCGCCGCAGCACGGCTCCAGCGTCGTCCACGGCGATTACCGGCTCGACAATGTCATCTTCCACAAGACCGAACCGCGCGTGATCGCGGTGCTCGATTGGGAGCTGTCGACGCTGGGCGATCCGATTGCCGATTTCAGCTATCTGATGCTCAACTGGTTCCAGCCCGCCGATGGACGCGCGGGGCTGCTGGGGCTGGATCTTGCAGCGCTCGGCATCCCGAGCGTCGAGGAAGCGGTCGAGCGCTATGTCGCCAAGACCGGCTATCCCGTGCCGCCGATGGACTGGTATTTCGCCTATAACCTGTTCCGCCTCGCAGGCATCATGCAGGGCATCAAGAAGCGCGTGATCGACGGCACCGCCTCCTCCGCCCACGCGCAGGCGATGAGCGAAAGGGTGCGCCCGCTGGCAGAGCGGGCCTATCAGTTCGCGATCGCCGCGGGGATGGCGGAATAG
- a CDS encoding Zn-dependent alcohol dehydrogenase has product MAKAAILEAPGQGLTIKEVTYAEPGPHEVLIDTKACGLCHSDLHFIDGHYPHALPCIPGHEAAGIVRAVGSEVKTVKPGDHVVSCLSAFCGHCEFCVTGRMALCMGADTRRMKGDASRIAFDDGAPVNQMLNLSALSEQMLIHEHACVAIDKAMPFDRAALLGCAVTTGAGTIFNACKVTPGETVLVVGCGGVGLAAINAAKIAGAGKIIAADPLPEKRALAEVLGATHTVDALAEDAAKQIIAISGGGVHWGIEAVGRQASADLAVASLRRGGTAVILGMMPLDCKVGLGAMDLLGGKKLMGAIMGMNHFPVDLPRLVDFYLRGLLDLDTIIAERITLDQVNEGFDTMRKGTSARTVVVFD; this is encoded by the coding sequence ATGGCAAAAGCCGCCATTCTCGAAGCCCCCGGCCAAGGCCTCACCATCAAGGAGGTCACCTATGCCGAGCCGGGCCCGCACGAAGTCCTGATCGACACCAAGGCCTGCGGGCTGTGCCACTCCGATCTGCACTTCATCGACGGGCACTACCCCCACGCGCTCCCCTGTATTCCGGGGCACGAGGCCGCGGGGATCGTGCGTGCGGTCGGCTCCGAGGTGAAGACCGTGAAGCCCGGCGACCATGTCGTCTCGTGCCTCTCGGCGTTCTGCGGGCACTGCGAGTTCTGCGTCACCGGCCGCATGGCGCTGTGCATGGGGGCCGATACCCGCCGCATGAAGGGCGATGCGTCGCGCATTGCCTTTGATGATGGCGCGCCGGTCAACCAGATGCTCAACCTCTCGGCCCTGTCCGAGCAGATGCTGATCCACGAACACGCCTGCGTCGCGATCGACAAGGCGATGCCGTTTGACCGTGCGGCGCTGCTCGGCTGCGCGGTAACGACCGGCGCGGGGACGATCTTCAACGCCTGCAAGGTGACGCCCGGCGAGACCGTGCTGGTGGTCGGCTGCGGCGGGGTGGGCCTTGCCGCGATCAACGCCGCCAAAATCGCGGGCGCAGGCAAGATCATCGCCGCCGACCCGCTGCCCGAAAAGCGCGCGCTCGCCGAAGTGCTGGGCGCGACCCACACCGTCGATGCGCTGGCCGAAGATGCCGCCAAGCAGATCATCGCCATTTCCGGCGGCGGGGTGCATTGGGGGATCGAGGCGGTGGGTCGGCAGGCCTCGGCCGATCTCGCGGTCGCATCGCTCAGGCGCGGGGGCACCGCCGTGATCCTCGGCATGATGCCGCTCGATTGCAAGGTCGGCCTCGGCGCGATGGACTTGCTCGGCGGCAAGAAGCTGATGGGCGCGATCATGGGGATGAACCACTTCCCGGTCGATCTGCCGCGTCTGGTCGATTTCTACCTGCGGGGCCTCCTCGATCTCGACACGATCATCGCCGAGCGGATCACGCTCGATCAGGTGAACGAGGGCTTTGATACGATGCGCAAGGGCACGTCCGCGCGCACGGTTGTGGTGTTCGACTGA
- a CDS encoding acyl-CoA dehydrogenase family protein — protein MDFEPTERQAYWRDRVRDFIETHVRPNHHVYKAQDAEGDRWKVIPIVEETKAKAKAAGIWNLFMPPRNDSHHHVDDTFDFEGPGLTNLEYALCAEEMGRIGWASEVFNCSAPDTGNMEVFHRYGTREQKEEWLRPLMNGEIRSAFLMTEPYTASSDATNIETRIERDGDHYVINGRKWWSSGLGDPRCKVAIVMGKTDFAAQRHAQQSMVLMPIDSPGVNIIRHLPVFGYDDAPHGHMEVEMKDVRVPVSNMLLGEGRGFEIAQGRLGPGRIHHCMRTIGVAEEALAKMCRRLQEREAFGKPVYKHSVWEERVARARIDIDMTRLLCLKAADMMDKVGNKAAKQEIAMIKVQAPTMALKIIDDAIQAHGGGGVSADYGLAEAYAHQRTLRLADGPDEVHARSIAHMEFAKHAPVPGPTANALRGNHGRAANDGQSFSSGDMGVAR, from the coding sequence ATGGATTTTGAACCCACCGAAAGGCAGGCCTATTGGCGTGACCGCGTGCGCGATTTCATCGAGACGCACGTGCGCCCCAATCATCATGTCTACAAGGCGCAGGACGCCGAGGGTGATCGCTGGAAGGTGATCCCGATCGTCGAGGAGACCAAGGCCAAGGCCAAGGCGGCCGGCATCTGGAACCTGTTCATGCCCCCGCGCAATGACAGCCACCACCATGTCGACGACACCTTCGATTTCGAAGGTCCGGGCCTCACCAACCTCGAATATGCGCTCTGCGCCGAGGAAATGGGCCGCATCGGCTGGGCGAGCGAGGTGTTCAACTGCTCCGCGCCCGATACCGGCAACATGGAGGTGTTCCACCGCTATGGCACGCGCGAGCAGAAGGAAGAGTGGCTGCGTCCGCTGATGAACGGCGAGATCCGCTCGGCCTTCCTGATGACCGAGCCCTACACCGCCTCCTCGGACGCCACCAACATCGAGACCCGGATCGAGCGTGACGGCGATCACTATGTGATCAACGGGCGCAAGTGGTGGTCCTCGGGCCTCGGCGATCCGCGCTGCAAGGTCGCGATCGTGATGGGCAAGACCGATTTTGCGGCGCAGCGCCATGCGCAACAATCGATGGTGCTGATGCCGATCGACAGCCCCGGCGTGAACATCATCCGCCACCTCCCCGTCTTCGGCTATGACGACGCCCCGCACGGCCACATGGAAGTCGAGATGAAGGACGTCCGCGTTCCCGTCTCGAACATGCTGCTGGGCGAAGGCCGCGGCTTCGAGATCGCGCAGGGCCGCCTCGGGCCGGGCCGCATCCACCACTGCATGCGCACCATCGGCGTCGCCGAAGAGGCGCTCGCCAAGATGTGCCGCCGCCTGCAGGAGCGTGAGGCTTTCGGCAAGCCGGTCTACAAGCACTCGGTCTGGGAAGAGCGCGTCGCGCGCGCCCGTATCGACATCGACATGACCCGCCTGCTCTGCCTCAAGGCCGCCGACATGATGGACAAGGTCGGCAACAAGGCAGCCAAGCAGGAAATCGCGATGATCAAGGTGCAGGCGCCGACGATGGCGCTCAAGATCATCGACGATGCGATCCAGGCCCATGGCGGCGGCGGCGTTTCGGCGGACTACGGCCTTGCAGAGGCCTATGCCCACCAGCGCACCCTGCGCCTTGCCGACGGGCCGGACGAAGTCCACGCCCGCTCGATCGCGCACATGGAGTTCGCCAAGCACGCGCCGGTTCCGGGGCCGACGGCGAACGCCCTGCGCGGCAACCACGGGCGCGCCGCCAATGACGGCCAGAGCTTCAGCTCGGGCGACATGGGCGTGGCGCGGTAA
- a CDS encoding MFS transporter: MSMTTGPLPWRLKLMHGFGAVAFGVKDGGFSFFLLPFYNLVLGVDAGIVGAALATALVIDALADPLIGHLSDRTYTRWGRRLPWLYLAPLPLALMWVVLWSPPFVGVPSYWEILALAVGVRLLLSACEVPSISMVPELTGDYVERTTLFRYRYLSGWIGGLTMSVLAFTVFLPTPESQLQPDGYALFGMVGAVAMLVSVIGSAAGQHPYVARLPDTAPPPFSLAKAFGEIFEAFRERAFVIFAAGALAAHVSTGLSLSITLYVTRYVWQFSETAFKLYPAVLGLSVVLMFVLVGPLHRRFGKPLSGAGGSLATLAIAGTPYALFLLGLWPQTGSVLSTALFMGFMVVANTAGVITIISATSMVAEIVEAFEERTGKRAEGTFYAGNWLVTKSATGGGILLTSLIVEVVGLAPGTAQADVAPDVVRHLAIAYMVVAAALTLWAAFWLARFPISRADHEARLAARTARERAVTAGEFAQK, from the coding sequence ATGAGCATGACGACGGGGCCGCTGCCGTGGCGGCTCAAGCTGATGCACGGGTTCGGTGCGGTCGCCTTCGGGGTGAAGGACGGCGGCTTTTCGTTCTTCCTGCTGCCGTTCTACAATCTTGTTCTGGGCGTGGATGCCGGGATCGTCGGCGCGGCACTGGCAACCGCGCTGGTGATTGATGCGCTGGCCGATCCGCTGATCGGGCACCTCTCGGATCGCACCTATACCCGCTGGGGCCGCCGCCTGCCGTGGCTCTACCTGGCCCCGCTGCCGCTGGCGCTGATGTGGGTGGTGCTGTGGTCGCCGCCCTTCGTGGGGGTGCCAAGCTATTGGGAGATCCTCGCGCTGGCGGTGGGCGTGCGGCTGCTGCTGTCGGCCTGCGAAGTGCCCTCGATCAGCATGGTGCCCGAACTCACGGGCGACTATGTCGAGCGCACGACGCTGTTCCGCTACCGCTATCTGTCGGGCTGGATCGGCGGGCTGACCATGTCGGTGCTGGCCTTCACCGTGTTCCTGCCGACCCCGGAATCGCAGTTGCAACCCGATGGCTATGCCCTGTTCGGGATGGTCGGCGCGGTCGCGATGCTGGTGTCCGTGATCGGCTCTGCCGCGGGGCAGCACCCCTATGTCGCACGCCTGCCCGATACGGCCCCGCCGCCCTTCTCGCTGGCCAAGGCGTTCGGCGAGATCTTCGAGGCGTTCCGTGAACGGGCCTTCGTGATCTTTGCCGCCGGCGCGCTGGCGGCGCATGTCAGCACCGGGCTGTCGCTGTCGATCACGCTCTATGTCACCCGCTATGTCTGGCAGTTCAGCGAGACCGCGTTCAAACTCTATCCGGCGGTGCTGGGGCTTTCGGTGGTGCTGATGTTCGTGCTCGTCGGCCCGCTGCACCGCCGGTTCGGCAAGCCGTTGAGCGGCGCGGGCGGATCGCTGGCGACACTGGCGATTGCCGGCACGCCCTACGCGCTGTTCCTCCTCGGACTGTGGCCGCAAACCGGATCGGTGCTGTCCACCGCGCTGTTCATGGGTTTCATGGTCGTCGCCAACACCGCCGGGGTCATCACCATCATTTCCGCCACCTCGATGGTCGCCGAGATCGTCGAGGCCTTCGAGGAACGCACCGGCAAGCGCGCCGAGGGGACGTTCTATGCGGGCAACTGGCTGGTGACCAAATCGGCCACCGGCGGCGGCATTCTGCTGACCAGCCTGATCGTCGAGGTGGTCGGCCTTGCCCCCGGCACGGCGCAGGCCGATGTCGCGCCCGATGTGGTGCGCCATCTGGCGATTGCCTACATGGTGGTGGCAGCTGCGCTGACACTGTGGGCGGCCTTCTGGCTCGCCCGCTTCCCGATCAGCCGCGCCGATCACGAGGCCCGCCTCGCCGCTCGCACCGCGCGCGAGCGTGCCGTAACGGCAGGCGAGTTCGCGCAGAAATGA
- a CDS encoding acyl-CoA dehydrogenase family protein has product MADLEQFRDETRSWLEANCPPEMREPVRGEDDIYWGGRRATFKNDAQKAWLEACVAKGYTVPMWPKEYGGAGLSAPEAKVLREEMGKIGARPPLSSFGIWMLGPALLHFGTEGQKQRFLNEIARGEIRWCQGYSEPGSGSDLVSLQTFGEDKGDHWVVNGQKIWTSYADHADWIFCLVRTDKENKYGGITFMLFDMASEGVTTKPIKLISGSSPFCETFFDNVAVPKSYGDDVPAYVGTINRGWDVAKYLLGHEREMISGADGGERQAAIGAAMKRHASKTGDEIDPVLRAELAQFDVDALAYAAMGEKFLDEIKVGKAHPAQPNMMKYAGTELNKRRHELVMAVGGSRSLEWESEATESGKPAKNWLRTKANSIEGGTSEVMLNVIAKRILDLPGA; this is encoded by the coding sequence ATGGCCGATCTTGAACAATTCCGTGACGAAACCCGCAGCTGGCTCGAAGCCAACTGCCCGCCCGAAATGCGCGAGCCGGTGCGCGGCGAGGACGACATCTACTGGGGCGGCCGCCGCGCGACCTTCAAGAACGATGCCCAGAAGGCGTGGCTCGAAGCCTGTGTCGCCAAGGGCTACACCGTGCCGATGTGGCCCAAGGAATACGGCGGCGCTGGCCTTTCCGCACCGGAAGCCAAGGTGCTGCGCGAGGAAATGGGCAAGATCGGCGCCCGCCCGCCGCTCTCCAGCTTCGGCATCTGGATGCTCGGCCCGGCGCTGCTGCATTTCGGCACCGAGGGCCAGAAGCAGCGCTTCCTCAATGAAATCGCGCGCGGCGAAATCCGCTGGTGCCAGGGCTACTCCGAACCCGGCTCGGGCAGCGACCTCGTTTCGCTCCAGACCTTCGGCGAGGACAAGGGCGATCACTGGGTCGTCAACGGCCAGAAGATCTGGACCTCCTACGCCGATCACGCCGACTGGATCTTCTGCCTTGTCCGCACCGACAAGGAGAACAAGTATGGCGGCATTACCTTCATGCTGTTCGACATGGCGAGCGAAGGCGTCACCACCAAGCCGATCAAGCTGATCAGCGGCTCCTCGCCCTTCTGCGAGACCTTCTTCGACAATGTCGCCGTGCCCAAGTCCTATGGCGATGACGTGCCGGCCTATGTGGGCACCATCAACCGCGGCTGGGACGTTGCCAAGTATCTCCTCGGCCACGAGCGCGAGATGATCTCGGGTGCGGACGGCGGCGAGCGTCAGGCGGCAATTGGCGCGGCGATGAAGCGCCATGCTTCCAAGACCGGCGACGAAATCGACCCCGTCCTGCGCGCCGAACTGGCGCAGTTCGATGTCGACGCGCTGGCCTATGCCGCGATGGGCGAGAAGTTCCTCGACGAGATCAAGGTCGGCAAGGCGCACCCCGCGCAGCCGAACATGATGAAATATGCCGGGACGGAGCTCAACAAGCGTCGCCACGAGCTGGTGATGGCGGTCGGCGGCTCGCGCTCGCTTGAGTGGGAAAGCGAGGCCACCGAAAGCGGCAAGCCCGCCAAGAACTGGCTGCGCACCAAGGCCAACTCGATCGAGGGCGGCACCAGCGAAGTGATGCTCAACGTCATCGCCAAGCGCATCCTCGACCTGCCGGGGGCTTGA